From Apium graveolens cultivar Ventura chromosome 9, ASM990537v1, whole genome shotgun sequence, the proteins below share one genomic window:
- the LOC141687508 gene encoding uncharacterized protein LOC141687508 codes for MEDERTFNPVPDNINQGVVRYLRDAPPSHYSVKIESFSRRVDVGEEKYESATFEASGYSWKLVLYPNGNGRRGGGGHISLYLAIEKTESLPLGWEAYVTYKMFVFDHNKDKYLTIQDDPAVQQIRRFHQAKKESGFHRLISLDTFNAATNGYLVDDCCVFGVEVHKVKNTGNGETVKILEDPEEDTFDWKICDFSKICKEKLNYEDLKSEEFTCGKIKWCLLLYPNGDSRAKDHLSLFLDLPESPTSVKKVSAEFSLVIKNQLSDSHHQRTAGESWFCTSSRDLRGRGWPDFMLLSDLKSESSGFIVNDTLLGFQKASPIRVIIEAIFVCLCEDGPVHQIRRFHRAKREIGFDRLISQDTFNAATNGYLIDDS; via the exons ATGGAAGATGAAAGAACCTTCAATCCTGTTCCAGATAACATCAACCAAG GAGTTGTAAGATATCTAAGAGATGCCCCTCCCTCCCACTACTCGGTTAAAATAGAATCATTTTCAAGGCGTGTTGATGTAGGGGAAGAAAAATATGAATCAGCTACGTTTGAAGCTAGCGGTTATTCATG GAAATTAGTTCTATACCCGAATGGAAACGGAAGAAGAGGGGGTGGAGGGCATATATCTCTTTACCTAGCCATAGAGAAGACAGAGTCCCTCCCTCTTGGTTGGGAGGCCTACGTGACCTACAAGATGTTTGTGTTCGATCACAACAAGGACAAATACTTGACCATCCAAG ATGACCCAGCAGTGCAACAAATTCGACGGTTTCATCAGGCCAAGAAAGAAAGTGGTTTTCACAGATTGATATCATTAGACACTTTCAATGCTGCAACAAATGGTTATCTTGTCGATGATTGTTGTGTATTTGGCGTTGAAGTTCACAAGGTTAAAAATACCGGAAATGGCGAGACTGTAAAGATTCTCGAGGATCCTGAAGAAGATACTTTTGACTGGAAAATATGTGACTTCTCCAAAATTTGCAAAGAAAAGCTCAACTATGAAGATCTAAAGTCCGAAGAATTCACATGTGGAAAGATAAAGTG GTGTTTACTGCTCTATCCAAATGGGGATTCTAGAGCCAAAGACCACCTATCTTTGTTTCTAGATTTGCCCGAGAGTCCTACATCTGTGAAGAAGGTGTCAGCGGAGTTCTCTTTGGTGATAAAGAATCAATTATCCGACAGTCATCATCAACGTACAG CTGGAGAATCATGGTTCTGTACTAGTAGCAGAGACTTAAGAGGCAGGGGTTGGCCAGACTTCATGTTGCTGAGTGACCTTAAAAGCGAGTCGAGCGGCTTCATAGTGAATGACACCTTACTG GGTTTTCAGAAGGCAAGTCCTATACGAGTTATAATTGAGGCCATATTTGTGTGTCTTTGTGAAGATGGCCCGGTGCATCAAATTCGACGGTTTCATCGGGCAAAGAGGGAAATTGGTTTTGACAGATTAATATCACAAGACACTTTCAATGCTGCAACGAATGGATATCTGATTGATGACTCTTGA
- the LOC141687507 gene encoding uncharacterized protein LOC141687507 isoform X2, with protein sequence MNVVVSQEVAFIWKIPKFSKIIKRTPNGRKLVSEQFAVGKYKWRLWLYPNGNSAGSKDSISLFFELAEKSSTVEKVLARFSIGIQNIMSQTYGQPKAGSGCFSTTQFRWFSTTKSDGDATNWGWNRFMLLSDLQNELNRIFRVKDRTLLLQAKREWRTMEEERTFNPVPDNINQGVVSYLRDAPPSHYSVKINSFSRLVDEGTQKYESATFDGSGYTWKLVLYPNGNAKRGGGGHISLYLAIEKTDTLPLGWEAYVTYRMFVYDHNMDKYLTFQDDPAVQQIRRFHQAKKESGFDRLIPLEAFNAATNGYLVDDSCVFGVEVYKIKSTGNGETVNILEHPKKVTFDWKICDFSKICKEKVNCQDIASEEFTGGQCKWRMLLYPNGDFRTKDHISLFLELVESPTSVKKVLAEFSLVINNQLSDGHSHSGQNGMWFSASNTEVITGSVQRKWGWPRFKLLSDLKKVSSGFIVNDTMLLQAKVKIMTEVTSFS encoded by the exons ATGAATGTTGTGGTATCCCAAGAAGTTGCTTTTATTTGGAAAATCCCCAAGTTTTCCAAAATTATCAAACGGACGCCTAATGGTCGAAAACTTGTTTCAGAGCAATTTGCAGTAGGAAAATATAAATG GCGTTTGTGGCTTTATCCGAATGGGAATTCTGCAGGAAGCAAAGATTCCATATCTTTGTTTTTCGAGTTGGCTGAGAAATCTTCAACCGTTGAGAAAGTATTAGCGCGGTTCTCAATCGGGATACAGAATATAATGTCCCAAACTTATGGTCAACCAAAAGCTG gtTCCGGATGTTTCAGTACTACCCAGTTCAGATGGTTCAGTACTACCAAGTCAGATGGTGATGCGACGAATTGGGGTTGGAACAGATTTATGTTGTTGAGTGATCTTCAAAACGAGTTAAACAGAATATTCAGAGTGAAAGACAGAACACTGCTACTACAAGCAAAG AGAGAGTGGAGAacaatggaagaagaaagaacCTTCAATCCTGTTCCAGATAACATCAACCAAG GAGTTGTAAGCTATCTAAGAGATGCCCCTCCCTCCCACTATTCGGTTAAAATAAATTCTTTTTCGAGGCTTGTTGATGAAGGGACTCAGAAATATGAATCAGCTACATTTGATGGTAGCGGTTATACATG GAAATTAGTTTTATACCCGAATGGAAACGCAAAAAGAGGTGGTGGAGGGCATATATCTCTTTACCTAGCCATAGAGAAGACAGACACCCTCCCTCTTGGTTGGGAGGCTTATGTGACTTATAGAATGTTTGTGTATGATCACAACATGGACAAATACTTGACCTTCCAAG ATGATCCAGCAGTGCAACAAATTCGACGGTTTCATCAGGCCAAGAAAGAAAGTGGTTTTGACAGATTGATACCATTAGAGGCTTTCAATGCTGCAACAAATGGTTATCTTGTTGATGACTCTTGTGTATTTGGCGTGGAAGTTTACAAGATTAAAAGTACTGGAAATGGCGAGACTGTAAATATCCTTGAGCATCCTAAAAAAGTCACTTTTGACTGGAAAATATGTGACTTCTCCAAAATTTGCAAAGAAAAGGTTAACTGTCAAGACATTGCGTCAGAGGAATTCACAGGTGGACAATGCAAGTG GCGCATGCTGCTTTATCCGAATGGGGATTTTAGAACCAAAGACCACATATCTTTGTTCTTAGAGTTGGTTGAGAGTCCTACATCTGTGAAGAAAGTGTTAGCAGAGTTCTCTTTGGTAATAAACAATCAATTATCCGATGGTCATAGTCATTCAG GTCAAAATGGAATGTGGTTCAGTGCTAGTAACACGGAAGTGATCACTGGCTCTGTACAAAGGAAATGGGGTTGGCCAAGATTCAAGTTACTGAGTGACCTTAAAAAAGTGTCGAGCGGCTTCATAGTGAATGACACGATGCTGCTACAAGCAAAGGTTAAGATCATGACAGAAGTCACCAGTTTTTCCTAG
- the LOC141687507 gene encoding uncharacterized protein LOC141687507 isoform X1, whose amino-acid sequence MNVVVSQEVAFIWKIPKFSKIIKRTPNGRKLVSEQFAVGKYKWRLWLYPNGNSAGSKDSISLFFELAEKSSTVEKVLARFSIGIQNIMSQTYGQPKAGSGCFSTTQFRWFSTTKSDGDATNWGWNRFMLLSDLQNELNRIFRVKDRTLLLQAKREWRTMEEERTFNPVPDNINQAGVVSYLRDAPPSHYSVKINSFSRLVDEGTQKYESATFDGSGYTWKLVLYPNGNAKRGGGGHISLYLAIEKTDTLPLGWEAYVTYRMFVYDHNMDKYLTFQDDPAVQQIRRFHQAKKESGFDRLIPLEAFNAATNGYLVDDSCVFGVEVYKIKSTGNGETVNILEHPKKVTFDWKICDFSKICKEKVNCQDIASEEFTGGQCKWRMLLYPNGDFRTKDHISLFLELVESPTSVKKVLAEFSLVINNQLSDGHSHSGQNGMWFSASNTEVITGSVQRKWGWPRFKLLSDLKKVSSGFIVNDTMLLQAKVKIMTEVTSFS is encoded by the exons ATGAATGTTGTGGTATCCCAAGAAGTTGCTTTTATTTGGAAAATCCCCAAGTTTTCCAAAATTATCAAACGGACGCCTAATGGTCGAAAACTTGTTTCAGAGCAATTTGCAGTAGGAAAATATAAATG GCGTTTGTGGCTTTATCCGAATGGGAATTCTGCAGGAAGCAAAGATTCCATATCTTTGTTTTTCGAGTTGGCTGAGAAATCTTCAACCGTTGAGAAAGTATTAGCGCGGTTCTCAATCGGGATACAGAATATAATGTCCCAAACTTATGGTCAACCAAAAGCTG gtTCCGGATGTTTCAGTACTACCCAGTTCAGATGGTTCAGTACTACCAAGTCAGATGGTGATGCGACGAATTGGGGTTGGAACAGATTTATGTTGTTGAGTGATCTTCAAAACGAGTTAAACAGAATATTCAGAGTGAAAGACAGAACACTGCTACTACAAGCAAAG AGAGAGTGGAGAacaatggaagaagaaagaacCTTCAATCCTGTTCCAGATAACATCAACCAAG CAGGAGTTGTAAGCTATCTAAGAGATGCCCCTCCCTCCCACTATTCGGTTAAAATAAATTCTTTTTCGAGGCTTGTTGATGAAGGGACTCAGAAATATGAATCAGCTACATTTGATGGTAGCGGTTATACATG GAAATTAGTTTTATACCCGAATGGAAACGCAAAAAGAGGTGGTGGAGGGCATATATCTCTTTACCTAGCCATAGAGAAGACAGACACCCTCCCTCTTGGTTGGGAGGCTTATGTGACTTATAGAATGTTTGTGTATGATCACAACATGGACAAATACTTGACCTTCCAAG ATGATCCAGCAGTGCAACAAATTCGACGGTTTCATCAGGCCAAGAAAGAAAGTGGTTTTGACAGATTGATACCATTAGAGGCTTTCAATGCTGCAACAAATGGTTATCTTGTTGATGACTCTTGTGTATTTGGCGTGGAAGTTTACAAGATTAAAAGTACTGGAAATGGCGAGACTGTAAATATCCTTGAGCATCCTAAAAAAGTCACTTTTGACTGGAAAATATGTGACTTCTCCAAAATTTGCAAAGAAAAGGTTAACTGTCAAGACATTGCGTCAGAGGAATTCACAGGTGGACAATGCAAGTG GCGCATGCTGCTTTATCCGAATGGGGATTTTAGAACCAAAGACCACATATCTTTGTTCTTAGAGTTGGTTGAGAGTCCTACATCTGTGAAGAAAGTGTTAGCAGAGTTCTCTTTGGTAATAAACAATCAATTATCCGATGGTCATAGTCATTCAG GTCAAAATGGAATGTGGTTCAGTGCTAGTAACACGGAAGTGATCACTGGCTCTGTACAAAGGAAATGGGGTTGGCCAAGATTCAAGTTACTGAGTGACCTTAAAAAAGTGTCGAGCGGCTTCATAGTGAATGACACGATGCTGCTACAAGCAAAGGTTAAGATCATGACAGAAGTCACCAGTTTTTCCTAG
- the LOC141686441 gene encoding uncharacterized protein LOC141686441 gives MAPIRKYKCGGEKRKEKRRREAFQKTQVGSLNKYFPKTTVENVVVDEMDIRHSINSDVNNATVVENQFVNDENENENVNENENQNSNGLGLYNELVEVLNVHELDIDNIRGQGYDNGSNMKGKNKVNHVSEILQSENIQIDVAIRELKGLLSFLQNYREVGFQEAMVPDLNGDDLYEDLCMLRRNLPEGIKSAIDVLTYIKEMEGGVVTYLRDAPPEHYSVKIESFTKFVSSGVEKYESAKFDASGYTWKLVLYPNGNGRRGGRGHISLYLAIQKTDSLCLCWEAYVTYKMFVFDHNKDKYLTIQDDPVVQQIRRFHQAKKESGFDRLIPLETFNAATNGYLVDDSCVFGVEVYKVKCTGNGETVKVLEHPREVTFDWKICEFSKICKEKLNCQGINSEEFTDGECKWRLLLYPNGDSSTKDHLSLYLELVESPTMGKKVLTEFSFLIKDQLSESHHQHTVQEWWFSTSAEELITANVVGGWGFAKFMLLSDLKNELSGFIVNDTMLLQAKVEIKAEVTSFS, from the exons ATGGCTCCGATAAGAAAATACAAGTGTGGAGGTGAGAAGAGAAAGGAGAAAAGGAGAAGAGAAGCTTTTCAAAAGACTCAGGTAGGCTCTCTGAACAAGTATTTTCCAAAAACTACAGTAGAGAATGTGGTTGTTGATGAAATGGATATTAGGCATAGTATTAATAGTGATGTGAATAATGCTACTGTAGTTGAAAATCAATTTGTGAATGATGAAAATGAGAATGAAAATGTAAATGAAAATGAGAACCAAAATTCTAATG GACTTGGATTGTATAATGAACTCGTAGAGGTGTTAAATGTTCATGAGCTTGATATTGATAATATTAGAGGGCAGGGGTATGACAACGGGTCTAATATGAAGGGAAAGAATAAAG TTAATCATGTTAGCGAAATTCTTCAAAGTGAAAACATACAAATTGATGTAGCTATCAGAGAATTAAAAGGtctcctttcatttcttcaaaattATAGAGAAGTTGGATTTCAGGAAGCTATGGTACCAG ATCTTAACGGTGATGATTTGTATGAAGACTTGTGTATGTTGCGCCGAAATTTGCCAGAAGGAATAAAGAGTGCTATAGATGTGTTGACATACATCAAAGAGATGGAAG GAGGAGTTGTAACATATCTAAGAGATGCCCCTCCTGAACACTACTCGGTTAAAATAGAATCCTTTACAAAATTTGTTAGCTCAGGGGTTGAAAAATATGAATCAGCTAAGTTCGATGCTAGCGGTTATACATG GAAATTAGTTCTATACCCAAATGGAAACGGAAGAAGAGGGGGTAGAGGACATATATCTCTTTACCTAGCCATACAGAAGACAGACTCCCTCTGTCTTTGTTGGGAAGCCTATGTGACCTACAAGATGTTTGTGTTCGATCACAACAAGGACAAATACTTGACCATCCAAG ATGATCCAGTAGTGCAACAAATTCGACGGTTTCATCAGGCCAAGAAAGAAAGTGGTTTTGACAGATTGATACCATTAGAGACTTTCAATGCTGCCACAAATGGTTATCTTGTTGATGACTCTTGTGTATTTGGCGTCGAAGTTTACAAGGTTAAATGTACTGGAAATGGTGAGACGGTAAAGGTCCTTGAGCATCCTAGAGAAGTCACTTTTGACTGGAAAATATGCGAGTTCTCCAAAATTTGCAAAGAAAAGCTTAATTGTCAAGGAATTAATTCGGAGGAATTCACAGATGGAGAATGCAAGTG GCGCTTACTGCTCTATCCGAATGGGGATTCTAGTACCAAAGACCACCTATCTTTGTATTTAGAGTTGGTTGAGAGTCCTACAATGGGGAAGAAAGTGTTAACAGAGTTCTCTTTTCTTATAAAGGATCAATTATCCGAATCTCATCATCAACATACAG TTCAAGAATGGTGGTTCAGTACTAGTGCCGAGGAGTTGATCACTGCAAATGTAGTCGGTGGCTGGGGTTTTGCAAAATTCATGTTGTTGAGTGACCTTAAAAATGAGTTGAGCGGCTTCATAGTGAATGACACGATGCTGCTACAAGCAAAGGTCGAGATCAAGGCAGAAGTCACCAGTTTTTCCTAG